In Dama dama isolate Ldn47 chromosome 20, ASM3311817v1, whole genome shotgun sequence, a single window of DNA contains:
- the BCL9 gene encoding B-cell CLL/lymphoma 9 protein isoform X1, which translates to MHSSNPKVRNSPSGNTQSSPKSKQEVMVRPPTVMSPSGNPQLDSKFSNQGKQGGSASQSQPSPCDSKSGGHTPKALPGPGGSMGLKNGAGNGAKGKGKRERSISADSFDQRDPGTPNDDSDMKECNSADHIKSQDSQHTPHSMTPSNATVPRSSTPSHGQTTAPEPTPAQKTPAKVVYVFSTEMANKAAEAVLKGQVETIVSFHIQNISNSKTERSTAPLNTQISALRNDPKPLPQQPPAPANQDQNSSQNTRLQPTPPIPAPAPKPAAPPRPLDRDSPGVENKLIPSVGSPAGSTPLPPDSTGPNSTPNNRAVTPVSQGSNSSSADPKAPPPPPVSSGEPPTLGENPDGLSQEQLEHRERSLQTLRDIQRMLFPDEKEFPGGQSGGPQQNTGVLDGPQKKPEGPIQAMMVQSQSLGKGPGPRTDVGAPFGPQGHRDVPFPPDEMVPPSMNSQSGPIGPDHLDHMTPEQIAWLKLQQEFYEEKRRKQEQVAVQQCSLQDMMVHQHGPRAVVRGPPPPYQMTPGEAWGPGGAEPFADGINMPHSLPPRAMAPHPNMPGSQMRLPGFAGMMNSEMEGPNVPNPASRPGLSAVSWPDDVPKIPDGRNFPPGQGVFSGPGRGERFPNPQGLSEEMFQQQLAEKQLGLPPGMSVEGIRPGMEMNRMIPGSQRHVEPGNNPIFPRIPVEGPLSPSRGDFPKGMPPQLGPGRELEFGMVPSGMKGDVSLNVSMGSNSQMIPQKMREAGAGPEEMLKLRAAGADMLPAQQKMVPLPFGEHPQQEYGMGPRPFLPMSQGPGSNSGLRNLREPMGPDQRTNSRLSHMPPLPLNPSNNPTSLNTAPPVQRGLGRKPVEISVAGSQVHSPGINPLKSPTMRQVQSPMLGSPSGNLKSPQTPSQLAGMLAGPAAAASIKSPPVLGSAAASPVHLKSPSLPAPSPGWTSSPKPPLQSPGIPPNHKAPLTMASPAMLASVESGGPPPPTASQSASVSIPGSLPSSTPYTMPPEPTLSQNPLSIMMSRMSKFAMPSSTPLYHDAIKTVASSDDDSPPARSPNLPSMNNMPGMGINTQNPRISGPNPVVPMPTLSPMGMTQPLSHSNQMPSPNAMGPNIPPHGVPMGPGLMSHNPIMGHGSQEPPMVPQGRMGFPQGFPPVQSPPQQVPFPHNGPSGGQGNFPGGMGFPGEGPLGRPSNLPQSSADAALCKPGGPGGPDSFAVLGNSMPSVFTDPDLQEVIRPGATGIPEFDLSRIIPSEKPSQTLQYFPRGEVPGRKQPQGPGPGFSHMQGMMGEQAPRMGLALPGMGGPGPVGTPDIPLGTAPSMAGHNPMRPPAFLQQGMMGPHHRMMSPAQSTMPGQPTLMSNPAAAVGMIPGKDRGPAGLYTHPGPVGSPGMMMSMQGMMGPQQNIMIPPQMRPRGMAADVGMGGFSQGPGNPGNMMF; encoded by the exons ATGCATTCCAGTAACCCTAAAGTGAGGAACTCTCCATCAGGAAACACACAGAG TAGCCCTAAGTCAAAGCAGGAGGTGATGGTCCGTCCCCCTACAGTGATGTCCCCATCTGGAAACCCCCAGCTGGATTCCAAATTCTCCAATCAGGGTAAACAGGGGGGCTCAGCCAGCCAATCCCAGCCATCCCCCTGTGACTCCAAGAGTGGGGGCCATACCCCTAAAGCACTCCCTGGCCCAGGTGGGAGCATGGGGCTGAAGAATGGGGCTGGAAATGGTGCCAAGGGCAAGGGGAAAAGGGAGCGAAGTATTTCCGCCGACTCCTTTGATcagagagatcctgggactccaaacgATGACTCTGACATGAAAG aatgtAATTCTGCTGACCACATAAAGTCCCAGGATTCCCAGCACACACCACACTCGATGACCCCATCAAATGCTACAGTCCCCAGGTCTTCCACCCCCTCCCATGGCCAGACTACTGCCCCAGAGCccacacctgcccagaagactccTGCCAAAGTGGTGTATGTGTTTTCTACTGAGATGGCTAATAA GGCTGCAGAAGCTGTGTTAAAGGGCCAGGTTGAAACTATCGTCTCTTTCCACATCCAGAACATCTCTAACAGCAAGACAGAGAGAAGCACAGCCCCTCTG AACACACAGATATCTGCCCTTCGAAATGATCCGAAACCTCTCCCACAACAGCCCCCAGCTCCAGCCAACCAGGACCAGAATTCTTCCCAGAACACCAGGCTGCAGCCAACTCCCCCCATTCCGGCACCAGCACCCAAGCCTGCCGCCCCCCCGCGTCCCCTGGACCGAGACAGTCCTGGGGTAGAAAACAAACTGATCCCTTCTGTCGGCAGCCCTGCCGGCTCCACTCCACTGCCCCCAGACAGTACCGGGCCAAACTCAACGCCCAACAACCGAGCCGTGACCCCTGTCTCCCAGGGGAGCAATAGCTCTTCAGCAGATCCCAAAGCCCCCCCGCCTCCACCAGTGTCCAGTGGCGAGCCCCCCACACTGGGGGAGAACCCTGATGGACTCTCTCAGGAGCAGCTGGAGCACCGGGAGCGCTCCTTACAAACGCTCAGAGATATCCAGCGAATGCTTTTCCCCGATGAGAAGGAATTCCCAGGAGGACAGAGTGGGGGACCCCAGCAGAACACTGGGGTATTAGATGGACCTCAGAAAAAACCAGAAGGGCCTATACAGGCCATGATGGTTCAATCCCAAAGCCTAGGTAAGGGACCTGGGCCCCGGACAGACGTGGGGGCTCCATTTGGCCCTCAAGGACACAGAGATGTGCCCTTTCCTCCAGATGAAATGGTTCCACCCTCCATGAACTCCCAGTCTGGGCCCATCGGACCCGACCACCTGGATCACATGACCCCTGAGCAGATAGCGTGGCTGAAACTGCAGCAGGAGTTCTatgaagagaagaggaggaagcaggagcAGGTGGCCGTGCAGCAGTGCTCCCTCCAGGACATGATGGTCCATCAGCACGGGCCGCGGGCAGTGGTCCGCGGGCCGCCCCCTCCGTACCAGATGACCCCTGGTGaggcctgggggcctgggggcGCAGAGCCCTTTGCCGACGGGATCAACATGCCGCATTCTCTGCCCCCGAGAGCCATGGCTCCCCACCCCAACATGCCAGGGAGCCAAATGCGCCTCCCTGGATTTGCGGGAATGATGAATTCTGAGATGGAGGGGCCCAATGTCCCCAACCCGGCATCGCGACCAGGTCTTTCTGCAGTCAGTTGGCCAGACGATGTGCCAAAAATCCCAGACGGTCGAAACTTCCCGCCTGGCCAGGGCGTCTTCAGTGGTCCTGGCCGAGGGGAGCGCTTCCCAAACCCCCAAGGATTGTCTGAAGAGATGTTTCAACAGCAGCTGGCAGAGAAGCAGCTGGGACTGCCCCCGGGGATGAGCGTGGAAGGCATCAGGCCCGGAATGGAGATGAACAGGATGATCCCAGGCTCCCAGCGCCACGTGGAGCCAGGGAATAATCCCATCTTCCCGCGAATACCAGTGGAGGGCCCACTGAGCCCTTCCAGGGGTGACTTTCCGAAAGGAATGCCCCCACAGCTGGGCCCCGGCCGGGAACTCGAGTTTGGGATGGTTCCCAGTGGGATGAAGGGAGATGTCAGTCTAAATGTCAGCATGGGATCCAACTCTCAGATGATACCTCAGAAGATGAGAGAGGCTGGGGCGGGGCCCGAGGAGATGCTGAAGCTCCGTGCGGCTGGTGCGGACATGCTGCCTGCTCAGCAGAAGATGGTGCCCCTGCCGTTCGGCGAGCACCCGCAGCAAGAGTATGGCATGGGCCCCAGGCCGTTCCTCCCCATGTCTCAGGGTCCAGGCAGCAACAGTGGCTTGCGGAATCTCAGAGAACCCATGGGGCCTGACCAAAGGACTAACAGCCGGCTCAGTCATATGCCACCACTACCTCTCAACCCTTCCAATAACCCCACTAGCCTCAACACAGCTCCTCCCGTTCAGCGCGGCCTGGGGCGGAAGCCCGTGGAGATATCTGTGGCAGGCAGCCAGGTGCATTCCCCAGGCATCAACCCTCTGAAATCCCCCACGATGCGCCAAGTCCAGTCACCAATGCTGGGCTCACCCTCGGGGAACCTCAAGTCCCCCCAGACTCCATCGCAGCTGGCAGGCATGCTGGCGGGCCCAGCTGCCGCTGCTTCCATTAAGTCCCCGCCCGTCTTGGGGTCTGCTGCTGCTTCGCCTGTTCACCTCAAGTCTCCATCACTTCCCGCCCCATCACCTGGATGGACCTCGTCTCCAAAACCTCCCCTTCAGAGTCCTGGGATCCCTCCAAACCACAAAGCACCCCTCACCATGGCCTCCCCAGCCATGCTGGCAAGTGTAGAGTCAG GTGGCCCCCCACCTCCTACAGCCAGCCAGTCTGCCTCTGTGAGTATCCCGGGAAGTCTTCCCTCTAGTACACCTTACACCATGCCTCCAGAGCCGACCCTTTCCCAGAACCCACTGTCTATTATGATGTCTCGAATGTCCAAGTTTGCAATGCCCAGTTCTACCCCGTTATACCACGACGCCATCAAGACTGTGGCCAGCTCAGATGATGACTCCCCTCCAGCTCGTTCTCCCAACTTGCCATCAATGAATAATATGCCAG gaatGGGCATTAATACACAGAATCCTCGAATTTCAGGTCCAAACCCCGTGGTTCCAATGCCAACCCTCAGCCCAATGGGAATGACCCAGCCACTTTCTCACTCCAATCAGATGCCCTCTCCGAACGCCATGGGACCCAACATACCTCCTCATGGAGTCCCTATGGGGCCTGGTTTGATGTCACACAATCCTATCATGGGGCATGGGTCCCAGGAGCCTCCAATGGTACCTCAAGGACGCATGGGTTTTCCCCAGGGTTTCCCTCCAGTTCAGTCTCCTCCACAGCAGGTTCCGTTTCCTCACAATGGCCCCAGTGGGGGGCAGGGCAACTTCCCAGGAGGGATGGGTTTCCCAGGAGAAGGGCCTCTTGGCCGCCCCAGCAACCTGCCCCAAAGTTCAGCAGATGCAGCACTTTGCAAGCCTGGAGGCCCGGGAGGTCCTGACTCCTTCGCTGTCCTGGGAAACAGCATGCCTTCAGTGTTTACAGACCCAGATCTACAGGAGGTCATCCGACCTGGAGCCACCGGAATACCTGAGTTTGACCTGTCTCGCATTATCCCATCTGAGAAGCCCAGCCAGACACTGCAATATTTCCCTCGAGGGGAAGTCCCAGGCCGTAAACAGCCCCAGGGTCCTGGACCTGGGTTTTCGCACATGCAGGGGATGATGGGCGAACAAGCCCCCAGAATGGGACTAGCATTACCTGGCATGGGAGGTCCAGGGCCCGTGGGAACTCCAGACATCCCTCTTGGGACAGCTCCGTCCATGGCAGGCCACAACCCTATGAGACCACCAGCCTTTCTCCAGCAAGGCATGATGGGACCTCACCATCGGATGATGTCACCAGCACAATCTACAATGCCCGGCCAGCCCACCCTGATGAGCAATCCCGCTGCTGCCGTGGGCATGATTCCTGGCAAGGATCGAGGGCCTGCCGGGCTCTACACTCACCCTGGGCCTGTGGGCTCTCCAGGCATGATGATGTCCATGCAGGGCATGATGGGACCCCAACAGAACATCATGATCCCCCCACAGATGAGGCCCCGGGGCATGGCCGCTGACGTGGGCATGGGTGGATTCAGCCAAGGACCTGGCAACCCAGGAAACATgatgttttaa
- the BCL9 gene encoding B-cell CLL/lymphoma 9 protein isoform X3 yields the protein MHSSNPKVRNSPSGNTQSSPKSKQEVMVRPPTVMSPSGNPQLDSKFSNQGKQGGSASQSQPSPCDSKSGGHTPKALPGPGGSMGLKNGAGNGAKGKGKRERSISADSFDQRDPGTPNDDSDMKECNSADHIKSQDSQHTPHSMTPSNATVPRSSTPSHGQTTAPEPTPAQKTPAKVVYVFSTEMANKAAEAVLKGQVETIVSFHIQNISNSKTERSTAPLNTQISALRNDPKPLPQQPPAPANQDQNSSQNTRLQPTPPIPAPAPKPAAPPRPLDRDSPGVENKLIPSVGSPAGSTPLPPDSTGPNSTPNNRAVTPVSQGSNSSSADPKAPPPPPVSSGEPPTLGENPDGLSQEQLEHRERSLQTLRDIQRMLFPDEKEFPGGQSGGPQQNTGVLDGPQKKPEGPIQAMMVQSQSLGKGPGPRTDVGAPFGPQGHRDVPFPPDEMVPPSMNSQSGPIGPDHLDHMTPEQIAWLKLQQEFYEEKRRKQEQVAVQQCSLQDMMVHQHGPRAVVRGPPPPYQMTPGEAWGPGGAEPFADGINMPHSLPPRAMAPHPNMPGSQMRLPGFAGMMNSEMEGPNVPNPASRPGLSAVSWPDDVPKIPDGRNFPPGQGVFSGPGRGERFPNPQGLSEEMFQQQLAEKQLGLPPGMSVEGIRPGMEMNRMIPGSQRHVEPGNNPIFPRIPVEGPLSPSRGDFPKGMPPQLGPGRELEFGMVPSGMKGDVSLNVSMGSNSQMIPQKMREAGAGPEEMLKLRAAGADMLPAQQKMVPLPFGEHPQQEYGMGPRPFLPMSQGPGSNSGLRNLREPMGPDQRTNSRLSHMPPLPLNPSNNPTSLNTAPPVQRGLGRKPVEISVAGSQVHSPGINPLKSPTMRQVQSPMLGSPSGNLKSPQTPSQLAGMLAGPAAAASIKSPPVLGSAAASPVHLKSPSLPAPSPGWTSSPKPPLQSPGIPPNHKAPLTMASPAMLASVESGGPPPPTASQSASVSIPGSLPSSTPYTMPPEPTLSQNPLSIMMSRMSKFAMPSSTPLYHDAIKTVASSDDDSPPARSPNLPSMNNMPGPNPVVPMPTLSPMGMTQPLSHSNQMPSPNAMGPNIPPHGVPMGPGLMSHNPIMGHGSQEPPMVPQGRMGFPQGFPPVQSPPQQVPFPHNGPSGGQGNFPGGMGFPGEGPLGRPSNLPQSSADAALCKPGGPGGPDSFAVLGNSMPSVFTDPDLQEVIRPGATGIPEFDLSRIIPSEKPSQTLQYFPRGEVPGRKQPQGPGPGFSHMQGMMGEQAPRMGLALPGMGGPGPVGTPDIPLGTAPSMAGHNPMRPPAFLQQGMMGPHHRMMSPAQSTMPGQPTLMSNPAAAVGMIPGKDRGPAGLYTHPGPVGSPGMMMSMQGMMGPQQNIMIPPQMRPRGMAADVGMGGFSQGPGNPGNMMF from the exons ATGCATTCCAGTAACCCTAAAGTGAGGAACTCTCCATCAGGAAACACACAGAG TAGCCCTAAGTCAAAGCAGGAGGTGATGGTCCGTCCCCCTACAGTGATGTCCCCATCTGGAAACCCCCAGCTGGATTCCAAATTCTCCAATCAGGGTAAACAGGGGGGCTCAGCCAGCCAATCCCAGCCATCCCCCTGTGACTCCAAGAGTGGGGGCCATACCCCTAAAGCACTCCCTGGCCCAGGTGGGAGCATGGGGCTGAAGAATGGGGCTGGAAATGGTGCCAAGGGCAAGGGGAAAAGGGAGCGAAGTATTTCCGCCGACTCCTTTGATcagagagatcctgggactccaaacgATGACTCTGACATGAAAG aatgtAATTCTGCTGACCACATAAAGTCCCAGGATTCCCAGCACACACCACACTCGATGACCCCATCAAATGCTACAGTCCCCAGGTCTTCCACCCCCTCCCATGGCCAGACTACTGCCCCAGAGCccacacctgcccagaagactccTGCCAAAGTGGTGTATGTGTTTTCTACTGAGATGGCTAATAA GGCTGCAGAAGCTGTGTTAAAGGGCCAGGTTGAAACTATCGTCTCTTTCCACATCCAGAACATCTCTAACAGCAAGACAGAGAGAAGCACAGCCCCTCTG AACACACAGATATCTGCCCTTCGAAATGATCCGAAACCTCTCCCACAACAGCCCCCAGCTCCAGCCAACCAGGACCAGAATTCTTCCCAGAACACCAGGCTGCAGCCAACTCCCCCCATTCCGGCACCAGCACCCAAGCCTGCCGCCCCCCCGCGTCCCCTGGACCGAGACAGTCCTGGGGTAGAAAACAAACTGATCCCTTCTGTCGGCAGCCCTGCCGGCTCCACTCCACTGCCCCCAGACAGTACCGGGCCAAACTCAACGCCCAACAACCGAGCCGTGACCCCTGTCTCCCAGGGGAGCAATAGCTCTTCAGCAGATCCCAAAGCCCCCCCGCCTCCACCAGTGTCCAGTGGCGAGCCCCCCACACTGGGGGAGAACCCTGATGGACTCTCTCAGGAGCAGCTGGAGCACCGGGAGCGCTCCTTACAAACGCTCAGAGATATCCAGCGAATGCTTTTCCCCGATGAGAAGGAATTCCCAGGAGGACAGAGTGGGGGACCCCAGCAGAACACTGGGGTATTAGATGGACCTCAGAAAAAACCAGAAGGGCCTATACAGGCCATGATGGTTCAATCCCAAAGCCTAGGTAAGGGACCTGGGCCCCGGACAGACGTGGGGGCTCCATTTGGCCCTCAAGGACACAGAGATGTGCCCTTTCCTCCAGATGAAATGGTTCCACCCTCCATGAACTCCCAGTCTGGGCCCATCGGACCCGACCACCTGGATCACATGACCCCTGAGCAGATAGCGTGGCTGAAACTGCAGCAGGAGTTCTatgaagagaagaggaggaagcaggagcAGGTGGCCGTGCAGCAGTGCTCCCTCCAGGACATGATGGTCCATCAGCACGGGCCGCGGGCAGTGGTCCGCGGGCCGCCCCCTCCGTACCAGATGACCCCTGGTGaggcctgggggcctgggggcGCAGAGCCCTTTGCCGACGGGATCAACATGCCGCATTCTCTGCCCCCGAGAGCCATGGCTCCCCACCCCAACATGCCAGGGAGCCAAATGCGCCTCCCTGGATTTGCGGGAATGATGAATTCTGAGATGGAGGGGCCCAATGTCCCCAACCCGGCATCGCGACCAGGTCTTTCTGCAGTCAGTTGGCCAGACGATGTGCCAAAAATCCCAGACGGTCGAAACTTCCCGCCTGGCCAGGGCGTCTTCAGTGGTCCTGGCCGAGGGGAGCGCTTCCCAAACCCCCAAGGATTGTCTGAAGAGATGTTTCAACAGCAGCTGGCAGAGAAGCAGCTGGGACTGCCCCCGGGGATGAGCGTGGAAGGCATCAGGCCCGGAATGGAGATGAACAGGATGATCCCAGGCTCCCAGCGCCACGTGGAGCCAGGGAATAATCCCATCTTCCCGCGAATACCAGTGGAGGGCCCACTGAGCCCTTCCAGGGGTGACTTTCCGAAAGGAATGCCCCCACAGCTGGGCCCCGGCCGGGAACTCGAGTTTGGGATGGTTCCCAGTGGGATGAAGGGAGATGTCAGTCTAAATGTCAGCATGGGATCCAACTCTCAGATGATACCTCAGAAGATGAGAGAGGCTGGGGCGGGGCCCGAGGAGATGCTGAAGCTCCGTGCGGCTGGTGCGGACATGCTGCCTGCTCAGCAGAAGATGGTGCCCCTGCCGTTCGGCGAGCACCCGCAGCAAGAGTATGGCATGGGCCCCAGGCCGTTCCTCCCCATGTCTCAGGGTCCAGGCAGCAACAGTGGCTTGCGGAATCTCAGAGAACCCATGGGGCCTGACCAAAGGACTAACAGCCGGCTCAGTCATATGCCACCACTACCTCTCAACCCTTCCAATAACCCCACTAGCCTCAACACAGCTCCTCCCGTTCAGCGCGGCCTGGGGCGGAAGCCCGTGGAGATATCTGTGGCAGGCAGCCAGGTGCATTCCCCAGGCATCAACCCTCTGAAATCCCCCACGATGCGCCAAGTCCAGTCACCAATGCTGGGCTCACCCTCGGGGAACCTCAAGTCCCCCCAGACTCCATCGCAGCTGGCAGGCATGCTGGCGGGCCCAGCTGCCGCTGCTTCCATTAAGTCCCCGCCCGTCTTGGGGTCTGCTGCTGCTTCGCCTGTTCACCTCAAGTCTCCATCACTTCCCGCCCCATCACCTGGATGGACCTCGTCTCCAAAACCTCCCCTTCAGAGTCCTGGGATCCCTCCAAACCACAAAGCACCCCTCACCATGGCCTCCCCAGCCATGCTGGCAAGTGTAGAGTCAG GTGGCCCCCCACCTCCTACAGCCAGCCAGTCTGCCTCTGTGAGTATCCCGGGAAGTCTTCCCTCTAGTACACCTTACACCATGCCTCCAGAGCCGACCCTTTCCCAGAACCCACTGTCTATTATGATGTCTCGAATGTCCAAGTTTGCAATGCCCAGTTCTACCCCGTTATACCACGACGCCATCAAGACTGTGGCCAGCTCAGATGATGACTCCCCTCCAGCTCGTTCTCCCAACTTGCCATCAATGAATAATATGCCAG GTCCAAACCCCGTGGTTCCAATGCCAACCCTCAGCCCAATGGGAATGACCCAGCCACTTTCTCACTCCAATCAGATGCCCTCTCCGAACGCCATGGGACCCAACATACCTCCTCATGGAGTCCCTATGGGGCCTGGTTTGATGTCACACAATCCTATCATGGGGCATGGGTCCCAGGAGCCTCCAATGGTACCTCAAGGACGCATGGGTTTTCCCCAGGGTTTCCCTCCAGTTCAGTCTCCTCCACAGCAGGTTCCGTTTCCTCACAATGGCCCCAGTGGGGGGCAGGGCAACTTCCCAGGAGGGATGGGTTTCCCAGGAGAAGGGCCTCTTGGCCGCCCCAGCAACCTGCCCCAAAGTTCAGCAGATGCAGCACTTTGCAAGCCTGGAGGCCCGGGAGGTCCTGACTCCTTCGCTGTCCTGGGAAACAGCATGCCTTCAGTGTTTACAGACCCAGATCTACAGGAGGTCATCCGACCTGGAGCCACCGGAATACCTGAGTTTGACCTGTCTCGCATTATCCCATCTGAGAAGCCCAGCCAGACACTGCAATATTTCCCTCGAGGGGAAGTCCCAGGCCGTAAACAGCCCCAGGGTCCTGGACCTGGGTTTTCGCACATGCAGGGGATGATGGGCGAACAAGCCCCCAGAATGGGACTAGCATTACCTGGCATGGGAGGTCCAGGGCCCGTGGGAACTCCAGACATCCCTCTTGGGACAGCTCCGTCCATGGCAGGCCACAACCCTATGAGACCACCAGCCTTTCTCCAGCAAGGCATGATGGGACCTCACCATCGGATGATGTCACCAGCACAATCTACAATGCCCGGCCAGCCCACCCTGATGAGCAATCCCGCTGCTGCCGTGGGCATGATTCCTGGCAAGGATCGAGGGCCTGCCGGGCTCTACACTCACCCTGGGCCTGTGGGCTCTCCAGGCATGATGATGTCCATGCAGGGCATGATGGGACCCCAACAGAACATCATGATCCCCCCACAGATGAGGCCCCGGGGCATGGCCGCTGACGTGGGCATGGGTGGATTCAGCCAAGGACCTGGCAACCCAGGAAACATgatgttttaa